In Streptomyces sp. NBC_00878, a single window of DNA contains:
- a CDS encoding helix-turn-helix domain-containing protein — MGRMKDARPCSIADTLALVGEKYSLLVLREVSLGATRFDQLVRNIGAPRDVLTSRLKRLVDAGVLEKVAYSEKPRRFEYRPTRAGLELEPVLLTLMAWGDRHLNEGDRPMVLEHVGGPGHAGGHELVPVVTCAECGEKVRHDDLTAHPQAPGWTATGPAAA; from the coding sequence ATGGGTCGCATGAAGGACGCCCGCCCCTGCTCGATCGCCGACACCCTCGCACTCGTCGGCGAGAAGTACTCCCTGCTCGTCCTGCGCGAGGTGTCCCTGGGCGCCACGCGGTTCGACCAGCTGGTCCGCAACATCGGCGCCCCGCGCGACGTACTGACGAGCCGCCTGAAGCGGCTGGTCGACGCCGGTGTGCTGGAGAAGGTCGCCTACAGCGAGAAGCCGCGGCGCTTCGAGTACCGGCCCACGCGGGCCGGTCTGGAGCTGGAGCCCGTGCTGCTCACGCTCATGGCGTGGGGCGACCGCCATCTCAACGAAGGCGATCGCCCCATGGTGCTCGAACACGTCGGCGGGCCCGGACACGCGGGCGGCCACGAACTGGTCCCGGTCGTCACCTGCGCCGAGTGCGGCGAGAAGGTCCGGCACGACGACCTGACGGCCCACCCGCAGGCCCCGGGGTGGACGGCGACAGGGCCCGCGGCGGCGTAG
- a CDS encoding TVP38/TMEM64 family protein: MLDATTRSGGTATAAPPVPATELVLTEFTTAPTGLAARCTRALLSPWSRLSLLVSILVAAAATVLLFEPQKLLADGWPPQLNGAAASVVFAVAYGLCTVAFVPRPLLNIAAGALFSSQLGLGVSLAGTVLGAGIAFGLGRILGQDALRPLLRGRWLKAADGQLSRHGFRSMMAARLFPGVPFWAANYCASVSRMGWFPFLLATGLGSIPNTAAYVVAGAQASAPTSPAFLIAMAFIALPALAGAIVAWRKRHHFRDR, encoded by the coding sequence ATGCTCGATGCCACCACCCGCTCTGGGGGCACCGCCACGGCCGCTCCCCCGGTCCCCGCGACGGAACTCGTCCTCACCGAGTTCACCACCGCCCCGACAGGTCTGGCCGCCCGCTGCACGAGAGCACTGCTCTCGCCATGGTCCCGGCTGTCCCTGCTGGTGTCGATCCTGGTGGCGGCGGCCGCGACGGTGCTGCTCTTCGAGCCCCAGAAGCTGCTGGCCGACGGCTGGCCGCCGCAGCTGAACGGTGCGGCCGCGTCCGTGGTCTTCGCGGTGGCGTACGGGCTGTGCACGGTCGCGTTCGTGCCCCGGCCGCTCCTCAACATCGCGGCGGGCGCCCTGTTCAGCTCGCAGCTGGGCCTCGGGGTCTCGCTCGCGGGTACGGTGCTCGGGGCCGGGATCGCCTTCGGGCTCGGCCGGATACTCGGGCAGGACGCGCTGCGGCCGCTGCTCCGGGGCCGCTGGCTGAAGGCGGCGGACGGTCAGCTCAGCCGCCACGGCTTCCGCTCGATGATGGCCGCGCGGCTCTTCCCCGGGGTGCCGTTCTGGGCCGCGAACTACTGCGCGTCCGTGTCCCGCATGGGCTGGTTCCCCTTCCTCCTCGCCACGGGCCTCGGCTCGATCCCGAACACCGCCGCCTACGTCGTCGCCGGCGCGCAGGCCTCGGCCCCGACGTCCCCGGCCTTCCTGATCGCCATGGCCTTCATCGCGCTCCCCGCCCTCGCGGGAGCGATCGTCGCCTGGCGCAAGCGCCATCACTTCCGGGACCGCTGA
- a CDS encoding DNA alkylation repair protein, which yields MGVTASGTSDGRSELPRSALADTVLERLTATYAAAADPERAASMRAYMKDIAPFLGLTTPDRRRLSHTVLDRTPRPDEADCTAVALRCWRLPEREYQYFAVDYLRRHVRRLSSGFLPVARQLVSTVPWWDTVDALAAHVVGGLVAADPKLRTDMDRWIEDDDLWVARTALLHQLRHKDATDTERLFAYCVRQSGHPDFFIRKAIGWCLREYAHTDPRAVRDFVADERGRLSPLSVREALKNIGP from the coding sequence ATGGGCGTCACAGCTTCCGGAACGTCAGATGGCCGTTCGGAGCTGCCGCGCAGCGCTCTCGCGGACACCGTGCTGGAGCGGCTGACCGCCACGTACGCCGCCGCGGCCGATCCGGAGCGGGCCGCGTCGATGCGCGCGTACATGAAGGACATCGCCCCTTTCCTGGGCCTGACCACGCCTGATCGCCGCCGCCTCTCCCACACCGTCCTGGACCGCACACCCCGCCCGGACGAAGCCGACTGCACGGCGGTGGCGCTGCGCTGCTGGCGCCTGCCGGAGCGCGAGTACCAGTACTTCGCCGTCGACTATCTGCGCCGGCATGTGAGGCGTCTCTCGTCCGGCTTCCTGCCCGTGGCACGTCAACTCGTCTCCACCGTGCCTTGGTGGGACACCGTCGACGCACTCGCCGCCCACGTGGTCGGGGGCCTCGTGGCGGCCGATCCGAAGCTGAGGACCGACATGGACAGGTGGATCGAGGACGACGACCTGTGGGTCGCCCGCACGGCCCTGCTCCACCAGCTCCGCCACAAGGACGCCACCGACACCGAACGCCTCTTCGCGTACTGCGTCCGCCAGTCCGGGCACCCCGACTTCTTCATCCGGAAGGCGATCGGCTGGTGTCTGCGCGAGTACGCCCATACCGATCCGCGGGCGGTACGGGACTTCGTCGCCGACGAGCGCGGTCGCCTCTCGCCGCTGTCCGTGCGTGAGGCGCTCAAGAACATCGGCCCGTGA
- the tuf gene encoding elongation factor Tu, with translation MPKTAYVRTKPHLNIGTMGHVDHGKTTLTAAITKVLAERGSGTFVPFDRIDRAPEEAARGITINIAHVEYETDTRHYAHVDMPGHADYVKNMVTGAAQLDGAILVVSALDGIMPQTAEHVLLARQVGVNHIVVALNKADAVDDGEDAVLTDLVELEVRELLSAHGYGGDSVPVVRVSGLKALEGDPRWTEAIGALLDAVDTYVPMPERYLDAPFLLPVENVLTITGRGTVVTGAVERGTIRVGDRVEVLGAAVDTVVTGLETFGKPMEEAQAGDNVALLLRGVPRDAVRRGHIVAAPGSVVPSRRFSARVYVLSAREGGRTTSVSTGYRPQFYIRTADVVGDVDLGERAVARPGDTVTMTVELGRDVPLEPGLGFAIREGGRTVGAGTVTAVG, from the coding sequence ATGCCCAAGACGGCATACGTGCGCACCAAACCGCATCTCAACATCGGCACCATGGGTCATGTCGACCACGGCAAGACCACCCTGACCGCCGCCATCACCAAGGTCCTCGCCGAGCGCGGCTCCGGCACGTTCGTTCCGTTCGACCGGATCGACCGCGCGCCGGAGGAGGCCGCGCGCGGCATCACCATCAACATCGCGCACGTCGAGTACGAGACCGACACCCGGCACTACGCGCACGTGGACATGCCGGGCCACGCCGACTACGTCAAGAACATGGTCACCGGGGCCGCGCAGCTCGACGGGGCGATCCTCGTCGTCTCCGCGCTCGACGGGATCATGCCGCAGACCGCCGAACACGTGCTGCTCGCCCGGCAGGTGGGTGTGAACCACATCGTCGTCGCCCTCAACAAGGCCGACGCCGTCGACGACGGCGAGGACGCAGTGCTCACCGACCTCGTCGAGCTGGAGGTCCGCGAGCTGCTCTCCGCGCACGGCTACGGGGGCGACTCCGTACCGGTCGTACGGGTCTCCGGGCTCAAGGCGCTGGAGGGCGACCCCCGGTGGACCGAGGCGATCGGCGCGCTGCTCGACGCCGTGGACACGTATGTGCCCATGCCCGAGCGGTACTTGGACGCCCCGTTCCTGTTGCCGGTGGAGAACGTGCTCACCATCACCGGCCGGGGCACGGTCGTCACGGGAGCCGTCGAGCGCGGCACCATCCGCGTGGGCGACCGTGTCGAAGTGCTCGGCGCCGCCGTGGACACGGTGGTCACCGGACTGGAGACCTTCGGCAAGCCCATGGAGGAGGCGCAGGCCGGCGACAACGTGGCGTTGCTGCTGCGCGGGGTTCCCCGTGACGCGGTGCGCCGCGGGCACATCGTCGCGGCGCCCGGCAGCGTCGTACCGAGTCGTCGCTTCTCCGCGCGGGTGTACGTCCTGTCGGCGCGCGAGGGCGGTCGTACGACATCGGTGTCCACCGGATACCGGCCGCAGTTCTACATCCGTACCGCGGATGTGGTCGGCGACGTCGACCTCGGCGAGCGGGCGGTCGCGCGGCCCGGCGACACCGTCACCATGACGGTCGAGCTGGGACGTGACGTGCCGCTGGAGCCGGGGCTCGGGTTCGCGATCCGCGAGGGCGGCCGCACGGTGGGCGCCGGGACGGTGACCGCCGTCGGCTGA
- a CDS encoding spermidine synthase, giving the protein MDEPIPVTRAVDHGTAKLMPDVDRQRAWLLTVDGAPQSYVDLDEPTYLEFEYARRLGHVLDTLAEPGRALDVLHLGGGALTLPRYLAATRPGSRQDVVEADRALLDLVVEQLPVPDDAGITVHGADARAWLEAAPADSADVLIADVFGGSRVPAHLTSVAYATEAERVLRADGVYLANLADASPFAFLRSQLATFSMVFDELALIAEPGVLRGRRFGNAVLVASHRPLDTPALTRRTAADAFPARVEYGDTLRVFVGDARPVRDEDAVPSPEPPDGAFSIG; this is encoded by the coding sequence GTGGACGAGCCGATACCCGTGACGCGAGCCGTGGATCACGGGACCGCCAAGCTGATGCCGGACGTCGACCGCCAGCGGGCCTGGCTGCTGACGGTCGACGGGGCTCCGCAGTCGTATGTCGACCTCGACGAGCCCACGTACCTGGAGTTCGAGTACGCGCGACGGCTCGGGCACGTCCTCGACACCCTCGCGGAGCCGGGGCGGGCACTGGACGTGCTGCACCTCGGCGGCGGCGCGCTCACCCTGCCCCGGTATCTCGCGGCGACCCGGCCGGGGTCCCGGCAGGACGTCGTCGAGGCCGACCGCGCGCTGCTCGACCTCGTCGTCGAGCAGCTGCCCGTCCCGGACGACGCGGGTATCACGGTGCACGGCGCGGACGCCCGCGCCTGGCTCGAAGCAGCCCCCGCCGACTCCGCCGACGTCCTGATCGCCGACGTCTTCGGTGGTTCGCGGGTCCCCGCTCACCTGACCTCGGTGGCGTACGCCACCGAGGCCGAGCGGGTTCTGCGCGCCGACGGCGTGTACCTGGCCAACCTCGCCGACGCCTCGCCCTTCGCCTTCCTGCGCTCCCAACTCGCCACGTTCTCCATGGTGTTCGACGAGCTGGCGCTGATCGCCGAGCCGGGCGTGCTGCGCGGCCGGCGCTTCGGCAACGCGGTGCTCGTCGCCTCGCACCGCCCGCTCGACACCCCCGCCCTCACCCGCCGTACGGCCGCCGACGCCTTTCCGGCCCGGGTCGAGTACGGAGACACGCTGCGAGTCTTCGTGGGCGACGCCCGGCCCGTACGGGACGAGGACGCGGTGCCGTCGCCCGAGCCGCCTGACGGGGCGTTCAGCATCGGCTGA
- a CDS encoding Gfo/Idh/MocA family protein produces the protein MAQRGTLGVAVIGTGKMGADHVRRLDQVTNGARVAAVVDVDAERVKRIADGIEGCTAHTDPAAAMAADGVDAVLIASPGPAHEAALLTAFEYDLPVLCEKPLTPDSASALRVLAAEQRLGHRRVQVGFMRRYDAEYAKLKALLNSGQLGRPLMLHNRHRNVATPPGFTSEMLINDSVVHEMDITRWLLDQEITAVTVLKPTPSGNAPEGLQDPQFVLFETAGGAIVDVEINVNCGFGYQVQAEVVCERGTARIGDGHALVTNMAGRWGGTIAQDFVERFEDAYDRQVQAWVDATRRGEVTGPSAWDGYATAAVCEAGVRAQAEGGRIEVELVERPAFYS, from the coding sequence ATGGCTCAGCGCGGAACGCTCGGCGTGGCCGTCATCGGCACCGGAAAGATGGGTGCCGATCATGTGCGGCGTCTCGACCAAGTGACCAACGGGGCACGCGTCGCCGCCGTCGTGGACGTCGACGCGGAACGGGTGAAGCGGATCGCCGACGGCATCGAGGGCTGCACCGCCCACACCGACCCGGCCGCCGCCATGGCCGCGGACGGCGTCGACGCCGTACTGATCGCCTCCCCGGGTCCCGCCCACGAGGCGGCGCTGCTCACCGCCTTCGAGTACGACCTGCCCGTCCTGTGCGAGAAGCCGCTCACGCCGGACTCGGCCTCGGCGCTGCGTGTCCTGGCGGCGGAGCAGCGGCTCGGGCACCGCCGGGTGCAGGTGGGCTTCATGCGCCGGTACGACGCCGAGTACGCGAAGCTCAAGGCGCTGCTGAACAGCGGGCAGTTGGGCCGGCCGCTGATGCTGCACAACCGGCACCGCAACGTCGCGACCCCGCCCGGCTTCACCAGCGAGATGCTCATCAACGACTCCGTCGTGCACGAGATGGACATCACCCGCTGGCTGCTCGACCAGGAGATCACCGCGGTCACCGTGCTGAAGCCGACGCCGTCCGGTAATGCCCCGGAGGGCCTGCAGGATCCGCAGTTCGTCCTGTTCGAGACCGCCGGCGGCGCGATCGTGGACGTCGAGATCAACGTCAACTGCGGCTTCGGGTACCAGGTGCAGGCCGAGGTGGTCTGCGAGCGCGGCACGGCCCGTATCGGTGACGGCCACGCCCTGGTCACCAACATGGCGGGCCGCTGGGGCGGCACCATCGCCCAGGACTTCGTGGAGCGCTTCGAGGACGCGTACGACCGCCAGGTGCAGGCCTGGGTCGACGCGACCCGGCGCGGCGAGGTCACCGGGCCCAGCGCCTGGGACGGCTACGCCACGGCCGCGGTCTGCGAGGCGGGCGTCCGCGCCCAGGCCGAGGGCGGCCGGATCGAGGTCGAACTCGTCGAGCGCCCGGCCTTCTACAGCTGA
- a CDS encoding sugar phosphate isomerase/epimerase, translating to MADALDRIRVGSAPDSWGVWFPDDPQQVPWERFLDEVSEAGYSWIELGPYGYLPTDPARLTDEVDKRDLKVSAGTVFTALHRGPEVWNGTWEHVSQVAELTRAMGAKHLVVIPSFWRDDKTAALLEPSELTVRQWSYLAKGMERLGHEVRERFGLDIVVHPHADTHIDTEEHVERFLDSTDSGLVSLCLDTGHYAYCGGDNVKLIETYGERIGYLHLKQVDPEILADVVKNGIAFGPAVQRGVMCEPPAGVPELEPVLAAAQRLGVDLFAIVEQDMYPCPPDKPLPIAVRTRQFLRSCGA from the coding sequence ATGGCCGATGCGCTCGACCGCATCCGCGTCGGCTCCGCCCCGGACTCCTGGGGCGTCTGGTTCCCCGACGATCCCCAGCAGGTGCCCTGGGAGCGCTTCCTGGACGAGGTCTCCGAGGCCGGGTACTCCTGGATCGAGCTCGGCCCGTACGGCTATCTGCCGACCGACCCGGCCAGGCTCACCGACGAGGTGGACAAGCGCGACCTCAAGGTGTCGGCCGGCACGGTCTTCACCGCGCTGCACCGCGGCCCGGAGGTCTGGAACGGCACCTGGGAGCACGTCAGCCAGGTCGCCGAGCTGACCCGGGCGATGGGCGCGAAGCACCTGGTGGTCATCCCGTCCTTCTGGCGGGACGACAAGACCGCCGCGCTGCTCGAACCGTCGGAGCTGACGGTCCGTCAATGGTCGTATCTCGCCAAGGGCATGGAGCGCCTCGGCCACGAGGTGAGGGAGCGCTTCGGTCTCGACATCGTCGTGCACCCGCACGCCGACACGCACATCGACACCGAGGAGCACGTCGAGCGCTTCCTCGACTCGACGGACTCGGGCCTGGTCAGTCTCTGTCTGGACACCGGGCACTACGCGTACTGCGGCGGCGACAACGTCAAGCTGATCGAGACGTACGGCGAGCGCATCGGCTATCTGCACCTCAAGCAGGTCGACCCGGAGATCCTCGCCGACGTCGTCAAGAACGGGATCGCGTTCGGCCCCGCCGTCCAGCGCGGTGTGATGTGCGAGCCCCCGGCCGGCGTCCCCGAGCTGGAGCCGGTTCTGGCCGCCGCGCAGCGCCTCGGCGTCGACCTGTTCGCCATCGTCGAGCAGGACATGTACCCCTGCCCGCCGGACAAGCCCCTGCCCATCGCGGTGCGCACCCGCCAGTTCCTGCGCTCCTGCGGCGCCTGA
- a CDS encoding ATP-binding cassette domain-containing protein produces the protein MTSNETSPNGAAVKDRPEDAKPIVELKGAGKAYGNVRALHTVDLAVHPSQVTCVLGDNGAGKSTLIKIISGLHQHTEGEFLIDGAPVQLSNPREALDKGIATVYQDLATVPLMPVWRNFFLGSEMTKGPWPIRRLDIEKMKQTADQELRHMGIILDDLDQPIGTLSGGQRQSVAIARAVYFGARVLILDEPTAALGVKQSGVVLKYIAAARDRGLGVIFITHNPHHAYMVGDHFSVLRLGTMELSAARSDVSLEELTNHMAGGAELAALKHELSQVRGVDVEELPEEADLKAPVASSEGKTS, from the coding sequence ATGACCAGCAACGAAACCTCCCCCAACGGCGCGGCGGTCAAGGACAGGCCCGAGGACGCCAAGCCGATCGTCGAACTGAAGGGCGCGGGCAAGGCATACGGCAACGTCCGGGCCCTGCACACCGTCGATCTGGCCGTCCATCCCAGCCAGGTGACCTGTGTGCTCGGCGACAACGGCGCCGGCAAGTCCACCCTGATCAAGATCATCTCGGGGCTGCACCAGCACACCGAGGGCGAGTTCCTCATCGACGGCGCACCGGTCCAGCTCAGCAACCCGCGCGAGGCCCTCGACAAGGGCATCGCCACCGTCTACCAGGACCTGGCCACCGTTCCCCTGATGCCGGTCTGGCGGAACTTCTTCCTCGGCTCCGAGATGACCAAGGGCCCCTGGCCCATCCGCCGCCTCGACATCGAGAAGATGAAGCAGACCGCGGACCAGGAACTGCGCCACATGGGCATCATCCTGGACGACCTCGACCAGCCCATCGGCACCCTCTCCGGCGGCCAGCGCCAGTCCGTGGCCATCGCCCGCGCCGTCTACTTCGGCGCCCGCGTCCTCATCCTGGACGAGCCCACCGCCGCCCTCGGCGTCAAGCAGTCCGGCGTGGTCCTCAAGTACATCGCCGCCGCCCGCGACCGCGGCCTGGGCGTCATCTTCATCACCCACAACCCGCACCACGCCTACATGGTCGGCGACCACTTCAGCGTCCTGCGGCTGGGCACCATGGAACTCTCCGCCGCCCGCAGCGACGTCAGCCTCGAAGAACTCACCAACCACATGGCCGGCGGCGCCGAACTGGCCGCCCTCAAGCACGAGCTCTCCCAGGTCCGCGGCGTCGACGTCGAAGAACTCCCCGAAGAGGCAGACCTCAAGGCACCCGTGGCCTCCTCGGAAGGGAAGACGTCCTGA
- a CDS encoding ABC transporter permease — translation MSQATVPATGSSSPAPPAAPKDGRTSERSLTRRLAARPEIGALIAAIAVYVFFFAVASPFREAGSLANVLYESSVMGIMALPVALLMIGGEFDLSAGVAVTTSALTASMWSFQLSMNVWTGVIVALLVSLAIGAFNGYLLVRTGLPSFLITLGTFLILQGGNLAITKIFTGNVATDSISDMDGFDQAKKVFASEISVGGVDVKITVFYWFVFAAAATWLLLRTKFGNWIFATGGNKESARAVGVPVTFTKIALFMGVGAGAWFVGMHILFSFNTVQSGEGVGNEFLYIIAAVIGGCLLTGGYGSAIGPVIGAFIFGMVSQGIVYANWNPDWFKAFLGVMLLLAALVNLWVRRQATRR, via the coding sequence ATGTCCCAGGCAACGGTACCGGCGACGGGTTCCTCGTCGCCGGCTCCGCCGGCCGCCCCCAAGGACGGCCGGACCTCGGAACGCTCGCTCACCCGCCGACTGGCGGCCCGACCCGAGATCGGCGCACTCATCGCGGCGATCGCCGTGTACGTGTTCTTCTTCGCGGTGGCCTCGCCGTTCCGTGAGGCCGGTTCGCTGGCCAACGTGCTTTACGAGTCCTCCGTGATGGGCATCATGGCCCTCCCGGTGGCCCTGCTGATGATCGGCGGCGAGTTCGACCTCTCCGCGGGCGTCGCGGTCACCACCTCGGCGCTGACCGCGAGCATGTGGAGCTTCCAGCTCTCGATGAACGTGTGGACCGGTGTCATCGTCGCGCTGCTGGTGTCGCTGGCGATCGGCGCGTTCAACGGCTATCTGCTGGTCCGCACCGGACTGCCAAGCTTCTTGATCACGCTGGGTACGTTCCTGATCCTGCAGGGCGGCAACCTCGCCATCACCAAGATCTTCACCGGGAACGTCGCGACCGACTCGATCAGCGACATGGACGGCTTCGACCAGGCCAAGAAGGTCTTCGCGTCCGAGATCAGCGTCGGCGGCGTCGACGTCAAGATCACGGTGTTCTACTGGTTCGTGTTCGCGGCGGCGGCGACCTGGCTGCTGCTGCGCACCAAGTTCGGCAACTGGATCTTCGCCACCGGCGGCAACAAGGAATCCGCGCGTGCGGTGGGTGTGCCGGTCACCTTCACCAAGATCGCCCTGTTCATGGGCGTCGGCGCCGGTGCCTGGTTCGTCGGCATGCACATCCTGTTCTCGTTCAACACCGTCCAGTCCGGCGAGGGCGTGGGCAACGAGTTCCTGTACATCATCGCCGCGGTCATCGGCGGCTGCCTGCTCACCGGCGGCTACGGCTCCGCGATCGGCCCGGTCATCGGTGCCTTCATCTTCGGCATGGTCTCCCAGGGCATCGTCTACGCCAACTGGAACCCCGACTGGTTCAAGGCCTTCCTCGGCGTCATGCTCCTGCTCGCCGCCCTCGTCAATCTGTGGGTCCGCCGCCAGGCGACCCGGAGGTGA
- a CDS encoding sugar ABC transporter substrate-binding protein produces MDRMSRARSRRIALVAAAATAALIVTGCSSDSGGKKSEEDTGAASAGKADTPRMKVAMITHAAPGDTFWDTIRKGAQAAAAKDNVELIYSSNPDGAKQANLVQNAIDQKVDGIAVTLAKPDAMKATVAKAKAAGIPVVGFNGGVDDWKEQGLLEYFGQDEYVAGKAFGEKLNGVGAKHNICVIMEQGHVALEARCKGVKEGFKGKTEILYVNGTNMPSVKSTITAKLKQDSAIDYVVTLGAPFSLTAVQSVDDAGSKAKVATFDLNKDLIGAIEDGDIQFAVDQQPYLQGYLSVDSLWLYKTNGNFSGGGQAPVLTGPAFVDKSNVETIAKFAAKGTR; encoded by the coding sequence ATGGACCGCATGTCTCGCGCCCGTTCCCGCAGAATCGCCCTCGTCGCCGCGGCCGCCACGGCGGCCCTGATAGTCACCGGTTGTTCCAGTGACTCCGGCGGCAAGAAGTCCGAGGAGGACACGGGCGCCGCGTCGGCCGGCAAGGCCGACACCCCCCGTATGAAGGTCGCGATGATCACCCACGCGGCTCCCGGTGACACTTTCTGGGACACGATCCGCAAGGGGGCCCAAGCCGCCGCCGCCAAGGACAACGTCGAGCTGATCTACTCCAGCAACCCCGACGGCGCCAAGCAGGCCAACCTGGTCCAGAACGCGATCGACCAGAAGGTCGACGGCATCGCGGTCACCCTCGCCAAGCCGGACGCGATGAAGGCCACGGTGGCCAAGGCCAAGGCGGCCGGTATCCCGGTCGTCGGTTTCAACGGCGGCGTCGACGACTGGAAGGAGCAGGGCCTGCTGGAGTACTTCGGCCAGGACGAGTACGTGGCGGGCAAGGCCTTCGGCGAGAAGCTCAACGGTGTCGGCGCCAAGCACAACATCTGCGTGATCATGGAGCAGGGGCATGTGGCCCTGGAGGCGCGCTGCAAGGGTGTCAAGGAGGGCTTCAAGGGCAAGACGGAGATCCTTTACGTGAACGGCACGAACATGCCGTCGGTGAAGTCGACGATCACCGCCAAGCTCAAGCAGGACTCGGCGATCGACTACGTGGTCACGCTCGGCGCCCCGTTCTCCCTGACCGCCGTGCAGTCCGTGGACGACGCGGGCAGCAAGGCCAAGGTCGCGACCTTCGACCTCAATAAGGACCTGATCGGCGCCATCGAGGACGGCGACATCCAGTTCGCGGTCGACCAACAGCCCTACCTGCAGGGCTACCTGTCCGTCGACTCCCTGTGGCTGTACAAGACCAACGGCAACTTCAGCGGTGGCGGCCAGGCGCCGGTGCTGACCGGTCCGGCGTTCGTGGACAAGTCCAACGTCGAGACCATCGCGAAGTTCGCCGCGAAGGGCACTCGGTGA
- the iolC gene encoding 5-dehydro-2-deoxygluconokinase — protein MTESFDLITMGRIGVDLYPLQTGVPLARVETFGKFLGGSAANVAVAAARLGRSTAIVTRTGDDPFGAYLHQALKEFGVDDRWVTPVEEYPTPVTFCEIFPPDDFPLYFYRQPKAPDLEIRTDELDFFAIRAARIFWITGTGLSEEPSRSATLAALKARAKAGTTVFDLDWRPMFWKDPDEARAYYTEALRHVTVAVGNLDECEVATGVREPRACADALLEAGVELAVVKQGPKGVLAVHRDGTTAEVPPVPVEVVNGLGAGDAFGGSLCHGLLAGWELEKTMRYANAAGALVASRLACSSAMPTATEVEDLLASRA, from the coding sequence ATGACCGAGTCCTTCGACCTGATCACCATGGGTCGCATCGGGGTCGATCTCTACCCTCTGCAGACGGGCGTGCCGCTCGCGCGTGTCGAAACCTTCGGTAAATTCCTCGGCGGTTCGGCGGCCAACGTGGCGGTCGCCGCGGCCCGGCTGGGCCGTTCCACAGCGATCGTCACCCGGACCGGCGATGATCCCTTCGGAGCCTATCTGCACCAGGCTCTCAAGGAGTTCGGGGTCGACGATCGCTGGGTCACCCCCGTCGAGGAGTACCCGACGCCGGTCACGTTCTGTGAGATCTTCCCGCCCGACGACTTCCCGCTGTACTTCTACCGGCAGCCCAAGGCGCCCGATCTGGAGATCCGCACCGACGAGCTCGACTTCTTCGCCATCCGCGCGGCGCGGATCTTCTGGATCACCGGCACCGGTCTGAGCGAGGAGCCCAGCCGCTCCGCCACGCTCGCGGCTCTCAAGGCGCGCGCCAAGGCCGGCACCACCGTCTTCGACCTCGACTGGCGCCCCATGTTCTGGAAGGACCCGGACGAGGCCCGCGCGTACTACACCGAAGCCCTGCGGCACGTCACCGTCGCCGTCGGCAACCTCGACGAGTGCGAGGTCGCCACCGGGGTCCGCGAGCCGCGCGCCTGCGCCGACGCCCTCCTCGAAGCGGGCGTGGAGCTGGCCGTCGTCAAGCAGGGCCCGAAGGGCGTCCTCGCCGTCCACCGCGACGGCACCACCGCCGAAGTGCCGCCCGTACCCGTCGAGGTGGTCAACGGCCTCGGCGCCGGCGACGCGTTCGGCGGCTCGCTCTGCCACGGGCTGCTGGCCGGCTGGGAACTGGAGAAGACGATGCGGTATGCCAACGCGGCCGGCGCCCTGGTCGCCTCCCGCCTCGCCTGCTCCTCCGCGATGCCGACCGCCACCGAGGTCGAGGACCTCCTCGCCTCCCGCGCCTGA